In the genome of Hymenobacter cellulosivorans, one region contains:
- the hemF gene encoding oxygen-dependent coproporphyrinogen oxidase, producing MNTVAAPALAPTRIVVENWMRHFQDWLCHRLESADGGGVRFREDAWQHEGGGGGLTRVIQNGAVLEKGGVAFSAVWGQMSDKAASQLLMPDARYFATGVSVVQHPRSPMVPISHMNVRYFEAGNGEAWFGGGLDLTPIYVDEQQARWFHKQIREICDRHHPDYYARFKPWADEYFYLPHRQETRGVGGIFFDRLTVGQDGSFEELFAFIQDVGEVYGRTYGTIMRQNAKLPYTEREKQWQLVRRGRYAEFNLAIDRGTKFGLETGGRTESILMSLPPQAEWHYNQQPAPGSAEAATLAWLRKDIAWA from the coding sequence ATGAATACCGTTGCTGCCCCCGCTCTTGCTCCAACCCGGATTGTTGTTGAAAACTGGATGCGCCACTTCCAGGACTGGCTGTGTCACCGCCTCGAATCGGCTGATGGCGGCGGGGTGCGGTTCCGGGAAGATGCCTGGCAGCACGAAGGCGGCGGCGGGGGCCTCACCCGCGTCATTCAGAATGGGGCCGTGCTGGAAAAAGGCGGCGTGGCTTTCTCGGCCGTGTGGGGCCAGATGAGTGACAAGGCCGCTAGCCAGCTGCTCATGCCCGATGCCCGCTACTTTGCCACCGGCGTAAGCGTAGTGCAGCATCCGCGCAGCCCCATGGTCCCGATTTCGCACATGAACGTGCGCTACTTCGAAGCCGGCAACGGCGAAGCCTGGTTTGGCGGCGGCCTCGATTTGACCCCCATTTACGTGGATGAGCAGCAGGCTCGCTGGTTTCACAAGCAGATCCGGGAAATCTGTGACCGGCACCACCCCGACTACTACGCCCGCTTCAAGCCCTGGGCCGACGAGTACTTCTACCTGCCTCACCGCCAGGAAACCCGGGGCGTAGGTGGCATCTTCTTCGACCGGCTCACCGTGGGCCAGGATGGCTCGTTTGAGGAGCTCTTCGCATTCATTCAGGATGTGGGCGAAGTGTACGGCCGCACCTACGGCACCATCATGCGCCAAAACGCCAAACTCCCTTACACGGAGCGCGAAAAACAGTGGCAACTGGTGCGCCGGGGCCGTTACGCCGAATTCAATCTGGCCATTGACCGGGGCACCAAATTTGGCCTCGAAACCGGGGGCCGCACCGAAAGCATCCTGATGAGCCTACCGCCCCAGGCCGAATGGCACTACAACCAGCAGCCCGCGCCAGGCTCGGCCGAAGCCGCCACCCTGGCGTGGCTGCGCAAGGACATTGCGTGGGCTTAG
- a CDS encoding universal stress protein — translation MKTILVPIDHTTAAEHTLAYANKLAVRWPAEVVLLYCHPDSALTSAPAAELARQEQRLRSLVERLRYQQLTRQDGRRIQYRYRILSGCLHDHVQQEVMQHSADLLVMGLEHIDCGQQAAPGNHAAAITELVTCPVLVVPPGRRSLPSRLVFAADFSTLNPSLLPRLSALQEAFPAPLDLVQFYPPTERPRRRTFKQALTKAAAHLPWLMLAPHLVEDDAPLEGTSEFCARNQAQLLIIAPTSHEQLLRYFDSCHTTTRAYHTQIPVLVLRAQERQPSVACCDKCAERLALANKKSILPDYHSVRWA, via the coding sequence ATGAAAACCATCCTCGTTCCTATCGACCATACCACCGCGGCTGAACACACCCTGGCGTATGCCAACAAGCTGGCCGTGCGCTGGCCCGCCGAAGTGGTGCTGCTCTACTGCCACCCCGATTCGGCCCTGACTTCAGCCCCGGCAGCGGAGCTGGCCCGTCAGGAACAGCGGCTGCGGAGCCTGGTCGAGCGCCTGCGCTACCAGCAGCTTACCCGCCAGGATGGACGCCGAATTCAGTACCGCTACCGCATTCTGAGCGGCTGCCTCCACGACCACGTGCAGCAGGAAGTCATGCAGCACTCAGCCGACCTGCTTGTGATGGGGCTTGAGCACATCGACTGCGGCCAGCAGGCCGCGCCCGGCAACCACGCCGCCGCCATTACCGAGCTCGTGACCTGCCCGGTGCTCGTAGTGCCGCCCGGCCGCCGCAGCCTGCCCAGCCGTCTGGTTTTCGCCGCCGACTTTAGTACCCTGAACCCAAGCCTATTGCCCCGGCTGTCCGCGCTGCAGGAGGCTTTTCCGGCCCCGCTGGATTTGGTGCAGTTTTACCCGCCCACCGAGCGGCCCCGGCGCCGCACGTTCAAGCAAGCCCTGACCAAAGCAGCAGCTCACTTGCCCTGGCTTATGCTGGCCCCCCACTTGGTAGAAGACGATGCCCCGCTGGAAGGCACCAGTGAGTTTTGCGCCCGCAACCAGGCCCAGCTCCTCATCATTGCCCCTACGAGTCACGAGCAGCTTTTGCGCTATTTCGACTCGTGCCACACCACCACCCGGGCCTACCACACCCAGATTCCGGTGCTCGTGCTCCGGGCCCAGGAGCGCCAGCCCAGCGTGGCTTGCTGCGACAAGTGCGCCGAGCGCCTGGCCCTGGCAAATAAGAAGTCCATCCTGCCTGATTACCATTCGGTTCGCTGGGCCTAA
- a CDS encoding sulfite exporter TauE/SafE family protein: MLWAGFVFGLLGSFHCVGMCGAIALALPGRPDAASARYVGGRLLYNLGRVTTYSVLGAAAGLVGQSLRLVGLQQSLSIASGLLILLLVGLPQRYAQALSAGQGLSRPLAWVKNHLTRLFQQHSWRALYLTGLLNGLLPCGLVYLALAGALSAPGVLGAAAYMACFGLGTLPLMLGLSLTSRLVPLQWRTRMRQAVPYVASLLAVLFIVRGLGLGIPYLSPQLPAAAPKAQPAPQAVHYCH, from the coding sequence ATGCTTTGGGCCGGGTTTGTTTTTGGGTTGTTGGGTAGCTTCCACTGCGTAGGCATGTGCGGAGCCATTGCCCTGGCCCTGCCCGGCCGCCCTGATGCCGCCTCGGCCCGCTACGTGGGCGGACGGCTGCTCTATAACCTGGGCCGGGTCACGACATACTCGGTGCTGGGCGCCGCTGCTGGCCTGGTCGGGCAAAGCCTGCGCCTGGTTGGCCTGCAGCAAAGCTTGTCCATTGCCTCGGGCCTGCTGATTCTGCTGCTCGTGGGTTTGCCCCAGCGCTACGCCCAGGCCCTGAGTGCGGGGCAGGGCCTGAGCCGGCCCCTGGCCTGGGTGAAAAACCACCTGACCCGCCTGTTTCAGCAGCATTCGTGGCGGGCTTTATACCTGACGGGCCTGCTCAATGGCCTCTTGCCCTGCGGCTTGGTGTACTTGGCGTTGGCCGGGGCCCTGAGCGCGCCGGGCGTACTGGGAGCGGCAGCCTACATGGCCTGCTTCGGCCTGGGCACCTTGCCCCTGATGCTGGGCCTCTCGCTCACGAGCCGCCTGGTGCCGCTGCAGTGGCGCACCCGCATGCGGCAGGCCGTGCCCTATGTGGCTTCGCTACTGGCAGTACTCTTTATCGTGCGGGGGCTGGGCCTGGGCATTCCCTACCTGAGCCCGCAGCTGCCGGCCGCGGCTCCCAAGGCCCAGCCGGCTCCGCAGGCAGTCCACTATTGTCATTAA
- a CDS encoding FixH family protein: MATAPTSQRTFWPYAIILTFVLFAGYIGFMVQQAMRTRVDLVSPDYYKQELAYQQRMENAARTAALPAPVQVLLDAEAQRLTLTLPTPLAGQAVQGQVHFFRPSDQQRDFSLPLQVGPDNQQHINTAKMQPGYWRVRLDFTAGGQAYFVERNITLGS; encoded by the coding sequence ATGGCAACTGCCCCTACTTCCCAGCGCACGTTCTGGCCCTACGCCATTATCCTGACCTTCGTGCTCTTTGCGGGCTACATCGGCTTTATGGTGCAGCAGGCCATGCGTACCCGCGTCGATTTGGTCAGCCCCGACTACTACAAGCAGGAGCTGGCCTACCAGCAGCGCATGGAAAACGCGGCCCGCACCGCAGCGCTGCCCGCCCCGGTACAGGTGCTGCTCGACGCGGAAGCTCAGCGCCTGACCCTGACGCTGCCCACGCCCCTGGCCGGCCAGGCAGTGCAGGGCCAAGTGCACTTTTTCCGCCCCTCCGACCAGCAGCGGGATTTCAGCCTGCCCCTGCAGGTTGGCCCCGATAACCAGCAGCACATCAATACCGCCAAGATGCAGCCCGGCTACTGGCGCGTCCGCCTCGACTTTACCGCCGGAGGGCAGGCGTATTTCGTGGAAAGAAATATCACCCTCGGCAGCTGA
- the ccoG gene encoding cytochrome c oxidase accessory protein CcoG encodes MPTTQTPPAASFRDSIATVDAAGKRVWLYPKKPSGRLYNRRKWLSYGLLALLFAGPWLRINDLPLLMLNLPARRFIILGQIFWPQDFFILLLATLTFVLFIIIFTVVYGRVFCGWVCPQTIFLEMVFRRIEYWLERDAPQQKALDRAAWDWNKTWRKTTKHVLFLVLSFLIANTFLAYIIGSDELVKIVTDKPTEHLGGLAAMVLFTGVFYAVFARFREQVCTIACPYGRLQGVLLDKNSLVVAYDYQRGEPREKRRKNQQRTAGDCIDCHQCVQVCPTGIDIRNGAQQMECTNCTACIDACNTIMNLVNLPEGLIRHASENNIAQGTKPKFTGRMKVLSGVLALLLAVLTGLLVSRANVQATVLRTPGQLFQKTNHGTITNLYNISVINKTNRPYPLTLRVLEPDQGTISLVGTDGLHLPAQGLTEGVFFAELPRTALTRTSQQIRIGLYSGPELIAEAKTKFLGPVQ; translated from the coding sequence GCCACGGTGGACGCGGCCGGCAAGCGGGTGTGGCTCTACCCCAAAAAGCCCAGCGGCCGACTCTATAACCGCCGCAAGTGGCTCAGCTACGGCCTGCTGGCACTGCTCTTTGCCGGCCCCTGGCTGCGTATCAACGACTTACCGCTGTTGATGCTCAACTTGCCCGCGCGGCGCTTTATCATCCTGGGGCAAATCTTCTGGCCCCAGGACTTCTTTATCCTGCTGCTGGCCACGCTCACCTTCGTGCTGTTCATCATCATTTTCACGGTGGTCTACGGGCGGGTGTTCTGTGGCTGGGTCTGCCCCCAGACTATTTTTCTGGAAATGGTGTTTCGCCGCATCGAGTACTGGCTCGAACGCGACGCGCCCCAGCAAAAAGCCCTCGACCGAGCCGCCTGGGACTGGAACAAGACCTGGCGCAAAACCACCAAGCATGTCCTGTTCCTGGTCCTTTCTTTCTTGATTGCCAACACTTTCCTGGCCTACATTATCGGCTCGGATGAGCTGGTTAAGATTGTAACCGACAAGCCCACTGAGCACCTGGGTGGCCTCGCGGCCATGGTGTTGTTTACGGGCGTGTTCTACGCCGTCTTTGCCCGGTTTCGGGAGCAGGTCTGCACTATTGCCTGCCCTTACGGCCGCTTGCAGGGCGTTTTACTGGATAAAAACAGCCTGGTAGTGGCCTACGATTATCAGCGGGGCGAGCCGCGGGAAAAGAGGCGCAAAAACCAGCAGCGCACCGCCGGCGACTGTATCGACTGCCACCAATGCGTGCAGGTCTGCCCCACCGGCATCGACATCCGCAACGGGGCCCAGCAGATGGAATGCACCAACTGCACGGCCTGCATCGACGCCTGCAACACTATTATGAACCTGGTGAATTTGCCCGAGGGCCTGATTCGCCACGCCTCGGAAAACAACATTGCCCAGGGCACTAAACCGAAGTTCACCGGCCGGATGAAGGTGTTGTCGGGGGTGCTGGCTTTGCTGCTGGCCGTGCTCACCGGCCTGCTCGTGTCGCGGGCCAACGTGCAGGCCACGGTGCTGCGCACCCCGGGCCAGCTGTTTCAGAAGACTAACCACGGCACCATTACCAACCTGTACAATATTTCGGTTATCAACAAAACCAACCGGCCCTACCCGCTCACGCTGCGGGTGCTGGAGCCGGACCAGGGTACCATTTCCCTGGTCGGCACCGACGGCTTGCACCTACCGGCCCAGGGCCTGACCGAAGGCGTGTTCTTCGCCGAGCTGCCCCGCACCGCCCTGACCCGCACCAGCCAGCAAATCCGCATCGGCCTGTACTCGGGCCCCGAACTGATTGCCGAAGCTAAAACCAAGTTTTTGGGCCCGGTGCAGTAA